In one window of Helianthus annuus cultivar XRQ/B chromosome 17, HanXRQr2.0-SUNRISE, whole genome shotgun sequence DNA:
- the LOC110921414 gene encoding acyl-coenzyme A oxidase 3, peroxisomal, with amino-acid sequence MKGETLKSYQTFDRVKLLTRHLQNHNATPCVYDFDTKSLRKLLDGASVDDIDYIFNLMIQSNLFCPRERDGKVFIAPDFNQSMEQQREMTMRRIDYLREQGVFDELFSKGHLWGFVLSEALGVYDHSLSIKVSVHFFLWGGAIRFMGTKRHHDKWFKPTETYQVKGCFAMTELGHGSNVRGIETMTRYDASTGEFIINTPCESAQKYWIGGAANDATHTVVFSQLEINGVNQGVHAFIAQIRDENGNKHPNIRIADCGHKIGLNGVDNGRIWFDNLRIPRENLLNSVADVSPDGQYQSAIKDPDQRFAAFLAPLTSGRVMIAGSSMYSTKIGLAIAIRYSLSRHAFSIRPNEPEVLLLDYPTHQRRLLPLLAKTYALSFASNYLKMIYIKRTPESMKSVHLASSALKAVLTWHCMRTLQECREACGVQGLQTENHVGHLKKEYDVQLTFEGDNNVLMQQVSKVLLAEFLAAKKRNKPIKGLGLEHLNKPVPIIPSHLTTSILRTTQFQTDIFCLRERDLLHRFATEVSQHLAQGESKEHIFTVTYQIAEDLGRAFSDRLILQTYLDVEATIPEGPLKGILGLMRSMYTTIVLEEDASFLRYSYLSTDNAAVVRKEVLKLCSELRPHALSLVSSFGIPDAFLAPIAFNWVDANAWSSV; translated from the exons ATGAAGGGTGAAACTCTAAAATCATATCAGACATTCGATCGCGTCAAACTTCTGACCCGCCATCTACAGAACCACAATGCCACCCCATGCGTGTATGATTTTGATACAAAGTCACTTCGTAAGCTCCTAGACGGTGCAAGCGTTGATGACATTGACTATATATTCAACCTGATGATACAAAGCAATTTGTTTTGTCCTAGAGAAAGAGACGGGAAAGTGTTTATTGCACCGGATTTTAATCAGTCTATGGAGCAGCAGAGAGAGATGACGATGAGAAGAATCGATTACTTGAGAGAACAAGGAGTTTTTGATGAGTTGTTTTCTAAAGGTCATTTATGGGGATTTGTTCTTAGTGAAGCTCTTGGTGTTTATGATCATTCACTTTCGATCAAGGTTTCTGTTCATTTCTTTTTATG GGGCGGTGCGATCCGTTTCATGGGCACAAAACGCCATCATGATAAATGGTTCAAGCCAACTGAGACTTATCAAGTCAAGGGTTGCTTTGCAATGACCGAGTTAGGACATGGTAGCAAT GTCAGAGGCATTGAAACTATGACTAGATATGATGCAAGCACCGGTGAATTTATCATCAACACTCCTTGTGAATCTGCTCAGAAGTATTGGATTGGAGGTGCAGCTAAT GATGCTACACATACAGTGGTTTTCTCACAACTGGAAATCAATGGTGTGAATCAAGGAGTGCATGCTTTTATAGCCCAGATCAGAGACGAAAATGGAAATAAACATCCTAATATTCGTATCGCTGATTGTGgtcataaaattggtttgaatggTGTTGACAACGGTCGAATCTG GTTTGACAATCTTCGGATACCTAGAGAGAATTTGTTGAATTCAGTTGCTGATGTGTCACCAGATGGGCAATATCAGAGTGCAATAAAAGATCCAGACCAG AGATTTGCAGCCTTTTTGGCCCCTTTGACATCCGGTCGTGTAATGATTGCCGGAAGTTCAATGTATTCAACAAAG ATTGGTTTAGCAATTGCGATAAGGTACTCTTTATCAAGGCACGCCTTTTCAATTAGACCAAATGAACCTGAAGTTCTTTTGCTCGATTATCCTACTCATCAGAGGCGGTTGTTACCTCTTCTTGCAAAGAC ATATGCTTTGAGTTTTGCTTCCAATTATTTGAAAATGATATATATTAAAAGAACACCAGAGTCAATGAAAAGCGTCCATCTCGCTTCTAGTGCACTCAAGGCTGTTTTAACCTGGCATTGCATGCGAACCCTTCAG GAATGTCGAGAAGCTTGTGGTGTGCAAGGTTTACAAACCGAAAATCACGTTGGTCATCTAAAAAAGGAGTATGACGTGCAATTAACTTTTGAAGGTGACAACAATGTTCTGATGCAACAG GTTAGTAAGGTCCTCTTAGCTGAGTTTTTGGCAgccaagaaaaggaacaaaccgATCAAAGGTTTGGGACTCGAACACTTGAATAAACCTGTCCCCATTATCCCTTCTCATCTCACAACTTCTATTCTCAGGACCACCCAATTTCAG ACCGATATCTTTTGCCTTCGTGAGAGAGATCTATTGCATCGATTTGCGACGGAAGTTTCACAACACCTAGCTCAGGGAGAAAGCAAGGAGCATATATTCACAGTG ACTTACCAAATTGCCGAGGATTTGGGCAGAGCCTTCTCGGATCGTTTGATTCTACAAACATACCTTGATGTTGAAGCAACGATACCAGAAGGCCCTTTGAAG GGTATACTAGGTTTAATGAGATCAATGTACACCACAATTGTGCTGGAAGAAGATGCATCATTTCTTCGATACAGTTACTTATCAACCGACAATGCTGCGGTGGTTAGGAAAGAGGTTCTAAAACTGTGCAGTGAACTAAGACCACATGCACTCTCTTTGGTGTCTTCTTTTGGAATCCCTGATGCTTTCTTGGCGCCAATCGCTTTCAATTGGGTTGATGCCAATGCATGGTCCTCGGTTTAG
- the LOC110921876 gene encoding OPA3-like protein: protein MILPFAKLGTLALKTICKPIAKRIKKEAGHYPQFRYAIINFAQANHRFSTKLQRRIYGHAIDAAIRPLNEEKAVQAAAEFFGELFVFTVAGTALILEVQRSSKSEARKEALRKQELEALRQRDDDLAREIEMLKYKINEIEQNANGHGSSNFLNFRNPLAIEGRKVKGI, encoded by the exons ATGATATTACCTTTCGCCAAGCTAGGAACACTTGCTCTCAAAACCATCTGCAAACCAATCGCCAAACGCATCAAGAAAGAGGCTGGTCATTATCCTCAGTTCCGTTACGCAATTATCAACTTTGCACAG GCTAATCATCGGTTCAGTACAAAGTTGCAAAGGCGAATATATGGTCATGCAATAGATGCGGCTATTCGCCCCCTAAACGAGGAAAAGGCTGTCCAAGCTGCTGCAGAATTTTTTGGAGAACTTTTCGTGTTCACA GTTGCAGGAACTGCTCTTATCTTAGAAGTTCAAAGGAGTTCAAAATCGGAAGCTAGGAAGGAAGCACTTCGAAAACAAGAACTCGAG GCTTTGAGACAACGCGATGACGATCTTGCTAGAGAAATCGAGATGCTCAAATACAAAATTAACGAAATAGAACAGAATGCTAATGGACATGGATCATCCAATTTTTTGAACTTTAGAAACCCGCTTGCAATCGAGGGCAGAAAAGTCAAAGGAATTTAG